The Microscilla marina ATCC 23134 region TGGTGGGGCTGGCTGGACTGCCGAAGAATCGTTTGCAACGGCTTTATATTGTTTTTTAAGCGCTCCTGATGATCCTGTGCAAGTATTGCAAAGGGCAATATGTACTTCGGGAGATTCTGACTCGATAGCTTGCCTGGCGGGGGGCTTGGTAGGAGCGGCTATAGGGGTAGAGGCATTGCCTCAGTATTGGTTGGCAAATATTGAGTACAAAGAAGAACTGGCGCAGATGGCGCGATTTTTAGCTTAAGCTTATGTGCGAAATATCAACATAGAAACGATATTTCGTAAAAAAGTGTTTGTTTTATTCACTGTAAATACCCCTTGCGAAAAAAGTAATTAAGTTTATTTTATTGATTATCAGTAAGTTAAAATTTGTTTTACCCAAGCTTCTATTTTTGGTCTTTGGTTTGAATATATACTAATCAAAGATATTTAATAAGCTTTGTGGTTAGGAAACAAAAAAGACTCTACGGTGTAGGGTCTTTTTTTTGTCGAGTCGATGCATCCATTTATTGAAATAGCACTAGGTACTGTAGTATTCCGGCAACCATTCCTAGTACAGCACCCACCAAAATCAGAATCCATTCATCTTCTTGAAACACTGGACGCAAAAAGCCTTCAAATTCTTTCTCAGTCAAGCCAGCCATTTTTTCTTCCAGCATATTTTCCATATCTAAGGCTTCTTCGGCGTAAGCAAATGTATCGCGGATAGAAATAGGCAATTCTTGCATAAAACGGTATACCGCAATGTTTTGAATTACCTCAAGTTGCTTGTCGCTTACCACCCATTTTACCAAACCTCTGGTGCTACTAATGGTAGTTTCGATTGATTTCTCTAGGTTATCGCGTACAATTTCTGCCAAGCGGGTGGCGCCAGGACCTCTTACCATAAATTCAAACAACCGTTCGGTGGTCAATATATTGCCTGATACAATTTTGGCATACTCTACAGCTACTTCGGGTTGTCGCTTGATAAACAAACCCTGGAACTCAAATAATCCAAACAAGTATTTGCGAGGGTACAAAGGTTCAAATATCAGCTTTAGCGCCAACCAATTGGTAGCGTAACCTATTACTAGCCCAAAAACGGGCAACAACCACCAGGGAGTGCCAGTACCCAATACATTGACATAATATACGGCAATACACATTTGTACCAACCCAAACGGAATACCAAAGTACAAGCCCGACTTTTCGATAAATTTAAATTCTTCTTTGCCACAGCGAATAAACATATCATTGAGCAAAGCCTTGTTCTTAGTCAGTGCATTTACCCCTATAGTTTTCAAGTCTAGCAGTTCGTCAATATTATCTTTGATATCATTCATCATTTGCACTACCAACTGAGGCAGTTCCTTGGTGATATTCTCATAAATTTGATTTTTCACAAATCTAGGAGTGGAGTTCCAAATGGTAGGGGCTTGAGCCTGCATTACTTCGTCAGTGATTTGGCGGGCAAGTTTGTTGAGCGACGGACCCATTTCCATAGCTATTCGTTCGGGTTTTACCAGTTCAAAACGCTCCTCTATTTTGAGGAGTTTTGTGGTGAGCATATCTACCGATTTGACCGCCATTTTTTTTGCCTTAGAAGGAATAATTCCTTGCCAGCCAATGGGTTTAATACCAACAAATTCTATAGGGTAAAAAGTCATTTTAATGGCCATAATGTTGGTTCCCCAACCTACCAAGCCTCCCGATATAGGAATAGAAGCAAACAACAATATTTGGATGATATAATCAGGCATATCGTTTTTGGATTTATTGTTTGATCAAAAAAAGCAGAAAAAACAATATGGAGCGATAAAAGGTATAAAAGTATGAATGTGAGGCTATCTCATCACATCATAGGTTTTAGTAGAACATTGTTCTACATACTCACCCTACCTGGCAGATTTTGAAACTTGCCAGGTAAAAAATTTCTTGAAAAACGTGTTGCCTTTTTTTAAAAGGCAACGTTTGAATTATGAGACAGCCTTGTGGATCAATTACTAAGTATTTAGAAAGTAACGCCTAGTCTTATGGAAGTAAGCCCGTGCAAACTTGTATTATTTTGGCGGATCATATCATGCAATACCATTACCTGCAGGGCGAGTTTTTTGCCTACCGGAAAACGAAAGCCTCCACCAACAATCAAATCTGTTCCAGTATTACGGTTACTTACCGTAACAGTCTGTCCGGTGGTGGGGTCGGTAGTGGTACCACCCGACTCTATGCTCATTGCGCCCAGTTCGGCGTGTCCAAACAGGTATTTGGTGGGATAATATTGAGCAAACAGCCTTGCACCGTAATGACTACGTGAAGTAGTAGTTGTTCCATTGTCGGTTTGCGAAAAGGCATACACTACTCCTAAACCTCCAAGCAATTTACTGCTTATTTTCTTGGCAGCAAAGGGAGCTACCTCTATCAGGGTAGTATTACCAAAGCGAGGTACTAACTGCACTCCAAACGACCATTGCGGTATGTCGTAATCCGCTTCGGAGACTTCTTTAATAACAGTTTTTATAATTGGTTTGACTGGTTTTGCAGGAGATGTTTTTACAGTATCTTTTTTAGTAGTATCAGCTTTTTTCTCTACAAACTGGCTATAACTAATAGACATATTGGCAAAAAAAAGTACTATACATAATATGTAAGCGCTGGAAAGCTTTTGATTGTTCAATGTTTTGATTTTCATATACTTGTATTTGAGTGGTGACTTTTTGCAAACCGGGTTTCTGATACGCAGAACAAAAAAGGAGGGTACACCCTCCTTATGAATAACGAAAATACTAAAATTCTTGGTAGCAGTATTATTTTGCAGGTAAAAAAAATAAATGATCTGCTATGAACCCCTTCCAGCAAAGAAAGTAGGTGTCTTTATAAACCTACATTGAAACCTAAACGTATGGTGATTGGGTTGGGGTAAGGGGTAATGTCTTCCAGGTAATTGAGGTTATATAATACCAACAGGTTTACATACAGGTTGCCTAGTTTTTGTTGGATTCCACCGCCTATTTGTGGGCGCCTTACCCATATAGAGTTTTGTCGGTCAAGCACCCGGTCATAATAGTCTGAGCGTAGTACTTCATACTCTGAGTATAAAAATAAGCGGTTGCCTTCGCCAAACAACGCCTCAGTGTTAATGATATACTGAAGAAAAGTGCGTCCCGAATATATTTGGTTTTCTACATCGAGGTTGCCCAGGTTGGTAGCAAGCCGCGAACGGGCATATACATAGCCTATACCTACTCCAGCTATCAGGTTTCTGGTAAGCTTATACCCTATAGTAGGGGCGATGTCTATGAAAGTAACATTGCCAAACTGTACCCAAAAGTTCCCTCCAAATACCCAGCGTCTCCCTATGTCATTGTCTTTTTTAGGGTTTTGTTTTTTCTCTGACTTTTGAGGCGGAGTTTCTTTTTTAGTTGTTACGGAGTCTTTGGCAGGTGTTTTTTTTCTTTTGTCTTTAGGCACGTACTGAGCAGACACAGTAGCAGACAGGCATACCAAACACAACAGAGTAAGCACTTTGTTGTATAGTAAGTAGGTCTTATATCTCATCATACAAATTCTCATTGTTTATTATTTAAATAAATCTTTAAGTTTTTCCATACTAAAAAAAAATATTTCTCACTTTTGGGCAGTGTATTACACCTTGGCAAGGCTTGGTTAGGCTTATTATAAAAGGAGAAATATATCCCCATACGAAGTTAAATAAGATTTTGTGCTATTGTATCATTGCTCAACAATATCTCTAAAAAATTTTGTCAAACTCATAAAAATGTAGGGTTAAGGCTAGTTTTACTCAAGTATTGTTATCATTTAAACGCAAAATATTTCTAAAACCCCTATATTTGCATAATAAGCAGTCAAGCCTTCAGGTTTTAACTGTATATACCAAAAGATTTTACTAAATGACAAAACTGATTGTAAAAGCAGGTGTAGCGCTTGCTTCTGTGTGGTTTACAGCTCGTTTGCTCAAAGAAGGAGTAACCCTTGAGGGGACAGCACCTACAGTGATTGTAGCCATTTTGCTTGCCCTCATCAATGCTTTTGTTAAACCTATCCTTAAGTTTTTAACCTTTCCGGTAACTATGATTACAATGGGACTATTTCCTTTAATCATCAATGCAGGGCTTATTTTGTTAGTAGATGAGTTGGTACAAAAAGGTTTTGATGTAAAAGGTGTTTTCTGGGCGTTTGCCTTCAGTTTTGTGTTATCTGTAGTTTCCTGGGCGTTTGATTTTGTCACAGCTCCTTTACAAAAGTAACTGTTAAAAAATATTTTGAAAAAACTCATTGCATATTTACTGATCATTGTCATCAATGTACATTCATTGGCGGCCTTGTGGTTTTATGTTGACATTCAGTGGCAACGTAAAAGTATGCATGCGCTTATTTCAACCCAACCATTGCCTGAGCAACAGCTCACTTTACTTGAGCTTACTGAGCAAGATTTACAAAGCGATGATTTTGTCTGGGTAAATTCAAAAGAAATAAAGTATAAGGACGAGTTGTATGATGTAGTAAAAATAAAACCTTTGGGCAAAGTCACCCGGTTTTATTGTGTGTGGGATGAGCACGAAAAACAACTCCAGCAATCACTACAACAGCAAGTTGCCCAACAAAGCCCTTATGCTCAAGAAACAGGGGCTTTGGTAAGTCAATTGTTCGAAAAACTCTGGCTACACCATTTGTTTGCTTCCCAGTTAAGTCCTACCTTACCTTTCGTAGTACAATTATACCCTTCAAATACTAGCAAATTGCCTCACCTCTTTTTAGAGGTGCTTTCACCTCCCCCGCAAATCATCTGCGGCTAATTTCTCTGTTCTTTAGTCTTATATTTTAGCAGGTAAACAGTTTACAACCAGCTTGAAAACTACCTGTGATAGCTCACTAACAGGGCTAACTATGACTTATTTGTTAGTGTCAAGCTTTGTTTTTGTAGATGCGAACCTTCGCTTGTATCTCACTGGTTTTTTTAGTGGTTACTGGTGGTATCAAGGTGGGCTAGTATTTATGAGCACTCAGCCTGTGGTTAATATATAAGTATACCAACTGTTGTTGGTAGCCAAACAATTGATACTCTGATAGTTGCTTCAGGCAGTAAAGGAGAGGAATCTATCATTTGATACTTAAAACTCTACAGATTATTCGTTACCAAATGAAAACCTGTTTAGGGCATCATTGACTTGTTCTGGAGAGATGTCTTGTTGTTCAAAAAATCGCTGAGCAAGTTTGTAGTTAATGAGTTGTGCAAAGCCATTTAATATAAAATGCCTTGTTATTTTCCCTTTTCCTCCTCCCAGTTGTGCAATCCACTCAATAGTTTTATCCTGAGTAAGCTGATCCTCTATTTCATAAAAGTAGCCTGCGACAAAGTAAATGAGAGAAATAAGGTTTTTAACCACATTGTAGTCAGGTATCCTGTTATCTTCCCAACCTAAAACCTCCTTACAAAACTTAAATACCCCTTCAATCTTGGCTCTCTTGCAGTATAACTCAAACACCATTTGCGCCATTTGAAGCTGATCAACCTGCATATTGGTGATAAGCAACATGGGGTTTTTAAAAATATTCCGTCCAGCACGGTCAAAAAAGCGAATCTTTACTACACTATATATCCTACCTTTGATTTCTACTTCGTTCCACTCAAAAACCCCCTTTGCATCCTGATAGGTCTTGCCCTGTAAAGTCATTTTCTGATAATGAACTTCATCCCCTTGAAAAAACTGCTGATGCCTCAGTTTGATGTTCTTTTCCTTCCCGCTACTACACACTTGTAATTCATTGGAGACCCTATTGAGCTTGCTGCGAACTACAAACAGGTTACCCAAATCCGTTTCATGTTCAAATACCTCCGTATCATCGAAACCTCGGTCATATACATCTACAATGACAGCATTGGGATTAGAAGCACGAATTTGCCCAGTAATTTGACTGGTATGATCCTTGACCAAGCTCTTGAGGTTATAACCTTGCCCCGAAGTAAGAGCTAACTTTATTTCTTTTGCCCTATTTTGATCCTTAAGCTTATTATCTTCATAAAGCCGAAGCTCCTCTACCTTTAAATAGTTAGCGTCGGTTGTGCTGTAGGGGCTACACCTAAGCAAACGAAGGTTTTTGCCACGAATGTCGACACAAGCACTGCTCAGGGAACGGTAGCCATTAATCAGTTTTTTGTCCAAGTCCAATACTTTACACAGGTGGTCAGCCTCTTGGCTATATTTTTTGCGAATGTCACTGGGATCATGCAATACTACTACATAGTCCTTATCCTTGAAATATTCGCTATTGTTCGCCAACAAGCTAATGTTGAGCTTTTCACTATCCAAAACTGTTTTTAAGCTGCCATCCAACATACGGTGATTTCTTGTGTATTCATTTGTGTCTTCGGAAATAGTATAAAGGTTACTCTTCTTCGTAGAAATTAGCTTTTCTATCAAAGAGGAAGCGTTTTTTTTACTTGGGTTTGACCCAACTGAGCTAGTAATGACTCACAATAAGCAGGTAAAGTAGGCATTTTTGACCCTAAATTTAAAACATTTGCAACTCTTCCCTAATCTGTAGAGTTTTCAGTTTGATATTGGTTGCCCAACAAGGGTGTATCTTGCATATTGTAGATTGGGTTTTTTGATTTGTGTACCTATCTACCTGTTGTAAAGATGATCCCTGTATGGTGTAATTGTTGGTTTAGACCTTTCAATCTTGGTTTAAATTGGTTTGTGTATCAGTTGATAAGCTGACCAACGATTGCTTTGTGGTATACCACGACTTTAGAACAAATCTATATACTTGTTTCGGGAAATATTAGCTTTATAGCAATGCCAGGTTGTTGGATTCCTGCATTGAAGTATGGCAATGTTTGTTCGGAGCAAGTATATCACCCTTTATTATTACCTCCCATTATTTGTTGATGATATCATCTAAAGGATAATACTTGTTTATACATTGGATAAATCTATTAATGAATTGCTGATTAATTTTAAATTATAATTTAGCCTGTGTTGTACCAATAGTACTAGCCAGGCAACTATCAAAGAAAACATGAAACGATTACAACATCTATTATTTGCACTTACCTTAACCTGCATTGTGGCGGTAGCCGCAAACGCCCAAATCACTATCCAACTCAAAGACAAAAGCACTAAGGAGCCTCTGGTAGGCGCAGTAGCTTACAACACTGATAAAACTTTTCAGGCAGTGAGCGATCGTTCGGGTAAAATCAAAGTAAAAGGATTAGAAAACACCGACACTATATTTATTCAGTTTATTGGTTACAAAACCCTGCGTTACCCGTTGTCAAATGCGACAGCAGGTAGTGTAGTGCAACTTTCGCTGGAAGAGCATGTAGTGTCGACCAGTGAAGTAGTACTGGTGGCAAATCGTTTACCCGAAAAACGTGAAGACATTGCCCAGCAAATAGAAGTGATTTCGGCAAAAGACATTAAGATGGCAAATGCCCCCAGTTCAGCTGACCTATTGTCGTCTACTGGAAAAGTATTTGTTCAAAAAAGCCAGTTGGGTGGGGGAAGCCCAGTGTTGCGTGGGCTTGAAGCCAACCGGGTATTGATAGTAGTAGACGGGGTGCGAATGAATAATGCCATTTACCGGGGAGGGCACCTGCAAAACGTGATTACACTTGACCCCAACATACAAGAGCGGGTAGAGATATTGTTTGGATCTAGTTCAGTAATTTACGGCAGTGATGCCCTGGGAGGGGTAATGCATTTTTACTCAAAAAACCCTACCTATGATACTCCCTTTCAAGCAAATGTAATGACTCGTTATGCCTCAGTAAACAACGAGGCTACTGGTCACCTGGATTTTACGATTGGTCTCAAAAACATATCTTTCCTCACCAGTGTATCTTACTCTAAGTTTGGCGATTTGCGCTCAGGTGCCAATTCTAACTTTGTCAATGGGTATCGCTGGGAGCTTCCGGCGTATGCCGAAACAAGAAATGGGGTAGATGTGGCAGTGCCTAACGATGACCCTCTTTTGCAAAGAAATACTGGGTATAGTCAGCTAGACCTTACTCAAAAAGTAATGATTAAGTCAGGTGGTAATACTGAGCACTTATTCAACTTCCAATACTCTGCTTCATCCGATATTCCACGATACGATCGCTTATCAATGATTAAGAATGATGGTACACCCGAAAGTGCTGTATGGAACTATGGCCCCCAAAGGCGTTTAATGGGAAGCTATAGGTTGAGCCAAACTACCAAGAATCGTTTTTATGATGAGATGAGCCTTACCCTCTCTTTTCAAAACATAGAAGAGTCGCGCATAGACCGTAAGTTTGGACGTACCCGTTTGCGTACTCGCACTGAAAAGCTGAACATTTTGGGGCTAAACATTGATTGGCAAAAACAATACAGCAAAACTTTACAGTTCAATTATGGTTTTGAGTTTTACAGCAATGAAGTAAGCTCGCACAACCGCGAAGAAAACGTACAAACCAACGAGGTAAGAACCAGTAATGACCCTATCGACCCAGCTGAAACCCGTTACCCACAAGGAGGCAGCAACATGCGATTTTTTGGGGCATACATCAACGTGAAGAAAAATATCGGATCTTGGTTGGTTGGCTCGGCTGGAGCAAGAGTAAGTGCGACCTCCTTGTATGCCAACTTTGGTAACAACCCACTAAACCTGCCCTTTGATGTGGTAGAGCAAGACAACAAGGGGGTAACCGGAAACTTAGGCTTGGTTGCTAAATTACCTAAAAAATGGCGGGTAGCTTTTTCCCTTTCCTCAGGGTTTAGAACCCCTAATGTTGATGATGCTGGAAAATTGTTTGATTCGGGAGGAGGACTGGTAAGAGTACCTAATGCTGACTTAAGACCCGAAAAAACCTATAATATAGATTTAAGTGTGTTTAAGTCGTTGGCAGATGACAGGATACACCTAGAGTTTACTGGGTACCATATATGGTTAAAAGACATGTTGCGTATTTCTAATACTACTATTAACGGGCAAGATTCGTTGTTTTTTGACGGACAGATGAGCCAGGTTCAACATAATAGCAACATTGGTTTAGGCGTGATTTATGGAGTTTTTGCCAGTGTGCGGGCTGAAATCACCCAAAATATTTTGCTCTTTTCATCGCTTTCCTGGGCAAAAGGCGAAGACCTTACCGAAGGGGCTGTTAACCGCAACCTTGATCATATTCCCCCTGCTTTTGGACAAACCAGTATTAAGTTTAAGCACCGGAAAATGCGTCACGAGGTTTTTTTCAACTATCAATACTGGAAGTTTTTAAGCGAATTTAGTGACTCTAGTGTAGACCGTCCTCAGTTTGCTGTACCCGATAAAGGCATTCCAGCCTGGGTTACGCTTAACTATCGGGCAAGTTATAACCTGCACCCTGCTCTTACCCTTCAGGTGGCAGTAGAGAATATTTTAGATACACATTACCGTACTTTCGCCTCAGGTATCAATGCGCCAGGGCGTAATTTTATTGTGAGTTTGCGAGGTAAGTTTTAGCAGCATATAGAACCGGTCAGGCAAAGTCCATTTTTAAGATGTCTATTTCTTTTGCTTCATTGAAAAATCCCTGGTAGGTTGTTTTTACACAATTAGCCAGGGATTTTTGCTTTAGGATCATTTTTTTATGCTAATTTATTATTAGGAAATCAACTTGTAGCAAAAAACAGTATATAACAGCTCAAATGAACTACAAAAAAATGGTCATTCTAAAAACACCTATCCAATCATTATTATTACTGACTTTTGCCTGTGTTTTTTTTATACAGTGTAGCCCCACAAGCGAGCCTCAAACTCGTTACATACCTATGGAAGCAACTATGGTAGGGGTAATAGATTTAAAACAGTTGTATTTTAAAGCAGATTTTAAGCAAATACAAAGCACCGCTGGGTTTAAAAAATGGCAGACTACAGTATTGAGCCAAAACAAAGATTTGGGCAGTATATTGCTCGATAACCTTCAAAACCCTTTTGCCAGTGGGATAAACTTTGAGCGTAAAGTTTTTGTGTTCGACTACCCCACCCACCACCTAATCAATACCAATCGTGGTATATTAGTAGCATTGAATAGTGCCAGTAAGTTTGAACAAATGGTCAGGAAATGGAGCAAAAAACTAGTCATACAAACCGGAAAAGAAGGTTTTAAGTGGGTAGAGCTGGAAGAAAACCTGGCTTTAGGCTGGAATAAAAAGGTAGCAATGTTGATGATTTCTGCACCTGACTTTAAAATGAATTCAGTAGGTAAGCCACTTGGAGCTAGTACTTACTTGAAACAGTTTTTTAGCTTTCCGGCAGAAAAATCGTTAAGTAAAAACCGTAATTTTCAGGCCTTTATTCGCAAAGACAATGACTTGGCGCTATGGTACAACCTTGAGGCAGTGAAACAACAGATGACCGTGGCATTGAAAACCTCTAATTATTCAAAAAACGATCAACAAGTGCTTGACGAAATTTTTAACTTTTCGGATGCGTACATTCATTACGAGTTGAATTTTGAAAAAGGTAAAGTACGAGCAACTACACATTATGATTTAAATGATCATCTGAAAAAATTCTACAACAAAACCTACGGAAAAACTTTAAGCCCTGAGTTACTGGCAAAGTTACACGATCACAAGCCTATAGGTTTTTTAGGCTTCAGTTGGAATTTTAGCGGTTTATATGATTGGCTCAAGCGAGTAGAAGACGTAGAACAGCAATTTGAAAAAACAGCCAAGTCTATGAACTTTACCTCACAAGAGTTGCTCGATGCTTTACAAGGTGAATTGATGTTGGCAGTGACCGGGTACGAAAAGTTTGAGGTAAAAGAAAAAGGCTCACCTTACGGCGATTACTTGACCGAAATGCTGAAAAAACATAAGGTAGGGGAGAAGAAATTGGAAGATTTTAGAAAAAGATTGGATGAAATACCTGCAAAAGTGCGGGTAAAGCCTGCGCCAGAGCTGGTGGCTGTATTAAGCGTCAAAAATTCGCAAGTTGCCCAACAACTGTTAAAGCTACTGGGGCAGTATACCAAATTGACCCCAAGAAAAAGCTATCATAAATTTCAGTGGATGGAGCTTACAATGTATGTAGCTGTCAGGGCAAATCATTTGGTTGTGAGCAATCAGGAAAAACTTGTGCAAAATTTCTGGAGTAAACAACAAAAACCTGTGCCTATGGTAGGTTTATACAAGGAAGCCACTCAGTGTACTGGTTTTGGTTATTTTAACTTTAATTTTGATGAATACAATCAAAGCACTCAGCAACATATTAAACAACAAGTGGGGACAAAGTTTGGGAAGTTACAAGAGGTATTGAACTTATTTGATCACATCAAAGCCCGCAATAAAGGCTTTGATGCCGAAATAGAGCTTGTAATGAGTAACAAAAAAGAGAATAGCCTTACTACCCTACTCAATGGAGTATTTAACGATGCTGCTATGATTGTCTTGGCAGAGTAAAATATTGTTGGCACCAGCCCAACTAACCAGGGCTGGTGCTTATATCTCTCCGGTTTACCAAATACAAAAACCTGTGTATTGCTTCCTCCCTCAGCGTCGCTCATAACGTGTGGTGTTTTTGCCAAAATAACTATTTGCCAAAAAGCCTGTCATAGAAGATTTTCTCGCGAATAAAGCCCTCTAATGCAAAGTACCTGATGGATAATTCGATCAAATGATTCCTATAATTCATCTTTTTTATTATATTACATTAAGTAATAATACCCTAAGAAGCATTTGTTCGACAGCAATTATTTGAATGACCATGGAACAAACTCCCCACCCGTATCTTTTCTTTGACGAAGAAACTGATACGATTATTCTAAGCCCTGAGTCTAAAGAGGTAACACCCAAACAATTATCATTTCAGAAATTTCTAAAAAAATATACTGGTTATGAAGATGAACTGATTGCGGTTTATCGCCAAAGCATATTAAATGCAAACGAACAACAAGCATACAATCTTAAACCCAAACTTGCAGAGCTTCAAAGGTATAAAGATAATGTGTTGCGTCAGGTGCGTCATTTATTGCTGTTATTTTCCGACAAACAGTTTAAGTGCAACTTCCCCTTGTATCGTCAGATATTCAACGCTTTTGTGGCAGGTGAGCTCGAACAAGTGAATCAACTGTTGATGTCGCCAAAAAGCCTAAAGCAGATTAAAAACCCTACCCATATTGCCGGATTTTTAA contains the following coding sequences:
- a CDS encoding DUF445 domain-containing protein; protein product: MPDYIIQILLFASIPISGGLVGWGTNIMAIKMTFYPIEFVGIKPIGWQGIIPSKAKKMAVKSVDMLTTKLLKIEERFELVKPERIAMEMGPSLNKLARQITDEVMQAQAPTIWNSTPRFVKNQIYENITKELPQLVVQMMNDIKDNIDELLDLKTIGVNALTKNKALLNDMFIRCGKEEFKFIEKSGLYFGIPFGLVQMCIAVYYVNVLGTGTPWWLLPVFGLVIGYATNWLALKLIFEPLYPRKYLFGLFEFQGLFIKRQPEVAVEYAKIVSGNILTTERLFEFMVRGPGATRLAEIVRDNLEKSIETTISSTRGLVKWVVSDKQLEVIQNIAVYRFMQELPISIRDTFAYAEEALDMENMLEEKMAGLTEKEFEGFLRPVFQEDEWILILVGAVLGMVAGILQYLVLFQ
- a CDS encoding phage holin family protein, translating into MTKLIVKAGVALASVWFTARLLKEGVTLEGTAPTVIVAILLALINAFVKPILKFLTFPVTMITMGLFPLIINAGLILLVDELVQKGFDVKGVFWAFAFSFVLSVVSWAFDFVTAPLQK
- a CDS encoding transposase, with the protein product MIEKLISTKKSNLYTISEDTNEYTRNHRMLDGSLKTVLDSEKLNISLLANNSEYFKDKDYVVVLHDPSDIRKKYSQEADHLCKVLDLDKKLINGYRSLSSACVDIRGKNLRLLRCSPYSTTDANYLKVEELRLYEDNKLKDQNRAKEIKLALTSGQGYNLKSLVKDHTSQITGQIRASNPNAVIVDVYDRGFDDTEVFEHETDLGNLFVVRSKLNRVSNELQVCSSGKEKNIKLRHQQFFQGDEVHYQKMTLQGKTYQDAKGVFEWNEVEIKGRIYSVVKIRFFDRAGRNIFKNPMLLITNMQVDQLQMAQMVFELYCKRAKIEGVFKFCKEVLGWEDNRIPDYNVVKNLISLIYFVAGYFYEIEDQLTQDKTIEWIAQLGGGKGKITRHFILNGFAQLINYKLAQRFFEQQDISPEQVNDALNRFSFGNE
- a CDS encoding TonB-dependent receptor; this translates as MKRLQHLLFALTLTCIVAVAANAQITIQLKDKSTKEPLVGAVAYNTDKTFQAVSDRSGKIKVKGLENTDTIFIQFIGYKTLRYPLSNATAGSVVQLSLEEHVVSTSEVVLVANRLPEKREDIAQQIEVISAKDIKMANAPSSADLLSSTGKVFVQKSQLGGGSPVLRGLEANRVLIVVDGVRMNNAIYRGGHLQNVITLDPNIQERVEILFGSSSVIYGSDALGGVMHFYSKNPTYDTPFQANVMTRYASVNNEATGHLDFTIGLKNISFLTSVSYSKFGDLRSGANSNFVNGYRWELPAYAETRNGVDVAVPNDDPLLQRNTGYSQLDLTQKVMIKSGGNTEHLFNFQYSASSDIPRYDRLSMIKNDGTPESAVWNYGPQRRLMGSYRLSQTTKNRFYDEMSLTLSFQNIEESRIDRKFGRTRLRTRTEKLNILGLNIDWQKQYSKTLQFNYGFEFYSNEVSSHNREENVQTNEVRTSNDPIDPAETRYPQGGSNMRFFGAYINVKKNIGSWLVGSAGARVSATSLYANFGNNPLNLPFDVVEQDNKGVTGNLGLVAKLPKKWRVAFSLSSGFRTPNVDDAGKLFDSGGGLVRVPNADLRPEKTYNIDLSVFKSLADDRIHLEFTGYHIWLKDMLRISNTTINGQDSLFFDGQMSQVQHNSNIGLGVIYGVFASVRAEITQNILLFSSLSWAKGEDLTEGAVNRNLDHIPPAFGQTSIKFKHRKMRHEVFFNYQYWKFLSEFSDSSVDRPQFAVPDKGIPAWVTLNYRASYNLHPALTLQVAVENILDTHYRTFASGINAPGRNFIVSLRGKF
- a CDS encoding DUF4836 family protein yields the protein MEATMVGVIDLKQLYFKADFKQIQSTAGFKKWQTTVLSQNKDLGSILLDNLQNPFASGINFERKVFVFDYPTHHLINTNRGILVALNSASKFEQMVRKWSKKLVIQTGKEGFKWVELEENLALGWNKKVAMLMISAPDFKMNSVGKPLGASTYLKQFFSFPAEKSLSKNRNFQAFIRKDNDLALWYNLEAVKQQMTVALKTSNYSKNDQQVLDEIFNFSDAYIHYELNFEKGKVRATTHYDLNDHLKKFYNKTYGKTLSPELLAKLHDHKPIGFLGFSWNFSGLYDWLKRVEDVEQQFEKTAKSMNFTSQELLDALQGELMLAVTGYEKFEVKEKGSPYGDYLTEMLKKHKVGEKKLEDFRKRLDEIPAKVRVKPAPELVAVLSVKNSQVAQQLLKLLGQYTKLTPRKSYHKFQWMELTMYVAVRANHLVVSNQEKLVQNFWSKQQKPVPMVGLYKEATQCTGFGYFNFNFDEYNQSTQQHIKQQVGTKFGKLQEVLNLFDHIKARNKGFDAEIELVMSNKKENSLTTLLNGVFNDAAMIVLAE